The region GACTTTTTGCCGAGGCTCTATCGGCACATGCAGTCAAAGTAGGCGCTGAAGTTAGCATTCACATTGAAGTGGACACAGGCATGGGACGCTCGGGCATACCATGGTATGACGCCGTAGGGGAAATAGTAGCCATAGCGATGCTTCCAAACATAAAAATAGCGGGGATATTCACGCACTTCCCAGTAGCTGACAGCGATGCAGAATCAGATGTGGAATTCACGCGGCTTCAGATAAGAAGATTTTCCCATATATTATCGACACTTACTGAATTCAAGCTCGACATACCATTAGTTCATGTATCCAACTCAGCGGGTATACTTGCTCATCCTATCGTGGGCAATGCAGTTCGTCCGGGACTTTTAGCCTACGGATTGTATCCCTCAGAGAAAATGCGTAAAACCATAGATGTAAAGCCGATACTTTCACTTAAGACGAGGGTTATCCAGATAAGAGACTTTCCTCCGGGAACGAGCATTAGCTACGGCAGAACTTACATAACTGACAGGCGGACAAGAGTAGCCGTGATAAGAGCGGGTTATGGAGACGGTCTTAGGCGAGCACTATCGAACCGTGGCGAGGTGCTCATTCGAGGTAAGCGACGACCAATAGTTGGCCGCGTGTGCATGGACACAACAATGGTCGAGGTGGACGATAATGTTAAGCTGGACGACGAAGTGGTAATAATCGGAAGCCAAGGCAACGAAAGAATAACCGCAGACGAGCACGCAAAATGGTGCACAACTATAAATTATGAGATAATAACGGGTATATCAGAGCGCGTGAAAAGAGTTTACATAAAAGGCGGAGAGGTGGTAGAAGTAATCTAAAAAAGGAGATGAAATGAGTCTTCTTGTCATTGGTTCTATAGCGCTGGATACCGTAAAAACTCCAAAAGGAGAGCTTAAAGAAGGACTCGGTGGTTCTGCAACATACTTTACTATCGCGGCGAGCAAGTTCACCAATGTTAGTATTGTGGGAGTTGTCGGCGAGGATTTCCCAAAGGAATACATAGAACTCTTACGGAATTGTGGTGCAAATCTTGATGGTTTAAAAGTTATGTCTGGTAAAACATTTCGGTGGCACGGAGTTTATGAGGACGAGTTTGGCGATCCGAAAACTCTGCTTACCGAGCTTAATGTATTTGAAAAGTTCAAACCTGAATTGCCCAACCACTACAAAGACCTGCCTTTCGTGTTCTTAGCAAACATTCACCCTGCGCTCCAGCTTGAGGTGGCAAAACAAATGCGCAAACCAAAATTAATTGCTGCGGATACGATAGAGTGCTGGATAAAAAATGAACCGGATGCGCTTAGGGAAGTTATCTCCAGCGTGGACATGTTCTTTCTGAACGAGGCTGAATTAAGAATGATAACCGGGGAAAAATCGCCGCTTTTAGGCGCTGAAAAGCTTTTGTCGCTTGGTCCAAAATGGATAATGTTGAAGCGCGGTGTTTTCGGCTCTATGCTTATTGGGAAAAACGGCATGTTCATGCTGCCTGCATACCCAACGACAAATGTTGTCGACCCCACAGGAGCGGGAGATTCATTTGCAGGTGGGATGATGGGGTTCATCGCACGAGTTGGGGATATCTCGTTCGATACCATGAAAAAGGCGGTCGCGTACGGAACTATTATGGGCAGTTTCTGCGTCGAG is a window of bacterium DNA encoding:
- the alr gene encoding alanine racemase, with amino-acid sequence MHDPRGHYLETFCEIDLDAFAGNLEAIKKKIGNREIILAVKANAYGHGVVPICREALSCGVKRFGVATLNEGVQLRDAGVDGEIIILTPPAMEQIPSVIYHSLTPNVVSRLFAEALSAHAVKVGAEVSIHIEVDTGMGRSGIPWYDAVGEIVAIAMLPNIKIAGIFTHFPVADSDAESDVEFTRLQIRRFSHILSTLTEFKLDIPLVHVSNSAGILAHPIVGNAVRPGLLAYGLYPSEKMRKTIDVKPILSLKTRVIQIRDFPPGTSISYGRTYITDRRTRVAVIRAGYGDGLRRALSNRGEVLIRGKRRPIVGRVCMDTTMVEVDDNVKLDDEVVIIGSQGNERITADEHAKWCTTINYEIITGISERVKRVYIKGGEVVEVI
- a CDS encoding sugar kinase; protein product: MSLLVIGSIALDTVKTPKGELKEGLGGSATYFTIAASKFTNVSIVGVVGEDFPKEYIELLRNCGANLDGLKVMSGKTFRWHGVYEDEFGDPKTLLTELNVFEKFKPELPNHYKDLPFVFLANIHPALQLEVAKQMRKPKLIAADTIECWIKNEPDALREVISSVDMFFLNEAELRMITGEKSPLLGAEKLLSLGPKWIMLKRGVFGSMLIGKNGMFMLPAYPTTNVVDPTGAGDSFAGGMMGFIARVGDISFDTMKKAVAYGTIMGSFCVEGFSINRLVEVNQEMIKERLTELANMTRL